From the Leptolyngbya sp. O-77 genome, one window contains:
- a CDS encoding TIGR01777 family oxidoreductase, producing the protein MKIAVTGATGFVGTRLVERLVEEGHSVVALTRSKAHGNRVFPKSAFPSVEVVEYSPLESGAWQQALSGCDGVVNLAGAGIADERWTPERKQEILDSRKVGTEKIVEAIAQANPKPSVLVNSSAIGYYGTSETATFDESSAPGDDFLAQVCQAWEAAAESAQSNGTRVVILRTGIVLGMGGALGKMLTPFRLFAGGPLGTGRQWFSWIHRDDLVNLILKALTDASLSGTYNATAPNPVRMAEFCQTLGQVMGRPSWLPVPAFALEALLGDAAQVVLEGQQVLPKRTQESGFAYQYPEVKAAIANILQQG; encoded by the coding sequence GTGAAAATTGCAGTGACCGGGGCAACCGGATTTGTAGGAACGCGACTGGTAGAGCGGCTGGTCGAAGAGGGGCACAGCGTTGTCGCGCTGACTCGCAGCAAGGCGCACGGCAATCGCGTCTTTCCAAAATCGGCGTTTCCCAGTGTGGAGGTGGTGGAATATTCGCCACTGGAGTCGGGCGCGTGGCAGCAGGCGCTCTCTGGCTGCGACGGCGTGGTCAATCTGGCGGGCGCGGGCATCGCCGACGAGCGCTGGACCCCAGAGCGCAAGCAGGAAATTCTCGACAGCCGCAAGGTGGGGACGGAGAAGATCGTAGAGGCGATCGCCCAGGCGAACCCCAAGCCGTCGGTGCTGGTGAACTCTTCTGCCATCGGCTATTACGGCACCAGCGAAACCGCCACGTTTGACGAAAGCAGCGCCCCCGGCGACGACTTTTTGGCGCAGGTCTGTCAGGCGTGGGAAGCCGCCGCCGAGTCGGCCCAGTCTAACGGCACTCGCGTTGTGATTCTGCGAACTGGAATCGTCCTCGGCATGGGCGGCGCACTGGGCAAAATGCTCACGCCCTTTCGCCTGTTTGCGGGCGGGCCGCTGGGCACGGGTCGCCAGTGGTTTTCCTGGATTCACCGCGATGATCTGGTGAACCTGATTCTCAAAGCGCTGACCGATGCCAGCCTGTCGGGAACCTACAACGCCACTGCGCCAAATCCAGTGCGGATGGCAGAGTTTTGCCAAACGCTAGGGCAGGTGATGGGTCGTCCGTCGTGGCTGCCCGTGCCTGCTTTTGCGCTGGAGGCGCTGCTGGGCGATGCGGCACAGGTCGTGCTAGAAGGTCAGCAGGTTCTCCCCAAACGCACGCAGGAAAGCGGTTTTGCCTACCAATATCCAGAGGTAAAGGCGGCGATCGCCAATATCTTGCAGCAAGGCTAG